In Colletotrichum destructivum chromosome 8, complete sequence, the following proteins share a genomic window:
- a CDS encoding Putative major facilitator superfamily, MFS transporter superfamily, whose product MPQTRFAEEPPQVINDADLQVANEKLEPQNDGTLNGDASTNEQTSPKEPERDVNHLDRQADGLANANGAKLEKLGTYDKYEITEDDCYDELGFSFPKWKKWYILTVIFWVQVSMNFNTSLYSNAIAGISDEFSVSAQAGRCGAMIFLVLYAFGCELWAPWSEEFGRWPVLQLSLLLVNIWQLPVALAPNFASIMVGRALGGLSSAGGSVTLGMIADMFESDNQQYAVAYVVFSSVGGSVLGPIVGGFTEAYLHWRWSIWVQLIFGVAVQALHFFTVPETRTTIMMNRIAKRRRKEGNPNIWGPDELVPFKDRFSAKEILSTWVRPFKMFLTEPIVLVLSLLSGFSDALIFMFIQSFVLVYGQWNFTTVQVGLAFIPIGIGYVLAWLLFIPAIKRNIKERRAKPNDDRAQYESRLWFLLYTAPCLPIGLIGFAWTIQGPPIHWIGSMVFAAIVGIANYAIYMATIDYMICAYGPYSASATGGNGWARDFLAGVLTVPATPFFTNIGADSGKNLEYACTILFCISFVLVVAVYVIYWKGPALRARSPFAQKLAGARDDVGGRRVSYAPGDRQATAASGNDQPDRPVYQRSYSQQSRFFGENRVTPRGTPRGTPSASRANSFIGTGRLAAK is encoded by the exons ATGCCTCAGACACGCTTTGCCGAGGAACCGCCACAGGTTATCAACGACGCCGATCTCCAGGTCGCcaacgagaagctcgagcCCCAAAACGACGGGACCCTCAACGGCGACGCTAGCACCAACGAGCAAACATCCCCTAAGGAGCCTGAACGCGACGTCAATCACTTGGACCGCCAAGCCGATGgtctcgccaacgccaatgGCGCCAAGCTGGAGAAGCTTGGAACATACGACAAGTACGAGATCACCGAGGACGACTGCTACGATGAGCTCGGCTTCTCCTTTCCCAAGTGGAAAAAGTGGTACATCCTCACCGTAATCTTCTGGGTTCAGGTGTCGATGAATTTCAATACCTCGCTTTACTCgaacgccatcgccggtATCTCGGACGAATTCAGTGTCAGCGCTCAGGCTGGCCGCTGCGGCGCCATGATTTTCCTCGTCCTCTACGCCTTCGGCTGCGAACTATGGGCCCCGTGGTCTGAGGAGTTCGGTCGCTGGCCGGTGCTCCAGCTctcgctgctgctcgtcAACATCTGGCAGCTTCCCGTCGCCCTGGCGCCCAACTTCGCCTCCATCATGGTCGGCCGCGCCCTGGGCGGTCTGTCGTCTGCCGGTGGCTCCGTCACCCTCGGTATGATTGCTGACATGTTCGAGTCCGACAACCAGCAATACGCTGTTGCCTATGTCGTTTTCTCCTCGGTCGGCGGATCTGTCCTCGGCCCTATCGTGGGCGGCTTCACCGAGGCGTACTTACACTGGAG ATGGTCCATCTGGGTTCAACTCATTTTTGGAGTTGCTGTACAGGCACTCCACTTCTTCACCGTCCCCGAGACGCGCACTACCATCATGATGAACCGCATCGCCAAGCGTCGCAGAAAGGAGGGCAACCCCAACATATGGGGccccgacgagctcgtcccCTTCAAGGATCGCTTCTCCGCCAAGGAGATCCTGTCCACTTGGGTTCGCCCCTTCAAGATGTTCCTCACCGAGCCCATCGTGCTCGTGCTGTCGCTTCTCTCCGGCTTCTCCGACGCCCTCATTTTTATGTTCATCCAGtccttcgtcctcgtctaCGGACAGTGGAATTTCACCACCGTCCAGGTCGGTCTTGCTTTCATCCCTATCGGCATTGGGTACGTCCTTGCCTGGCTCCTCTTCATCCCGGCCATCAAGCGAAACATCAAGGAGCGCCGGGCCAAGCCCAACGACGACAGAGCCCAGTACGAGTCCCGTCTCTGGTTCCTGTTGTACACCGCACCCTGCCTACCAATCGGCTTGATCGGTTTCGCCTGGACCATCCAAGGCCCGCCCATCCACTGGATTGGCTCCATGGTATTTGcagccatcgtcggcatcgccaatTATGCAATCTACATGGCCACTATCGACTACATGATCTGCGCGTACGGACCTTactccgcctcggcgaccgGGGGTAACGGCTGGGCCCGCGACTTCCTCGCTGGTGTCCTCACCGTCCCCGCGACCCCCTTCTTTACCAACATTGGAGCCGACAGCGGGAAGAACCTGGAGTACGCCTGTACGATTCTCTTCTGCATCTCTTTCGTCCTTGTTGTCGCAGTCTACGTCATCTACTGGAAAGGTCCTGCCCTGCGTGCTCGCTCGCCATTCGCGCAGAAGCTGGCTGGCGCGAGAGATGATGTCGGCGGTCGTCGCGTGAGCTACGCTCCTGGAGACAGACAAGCCA CTGCTGCTTCTGGAAACGACCAGCCCGACCGTCCGGTCTACCAACGTTCATACAGTCAGCAGTCCCGTTTCTTCGGCGAGAACCGTGTTACGCCCCGCGGCACACCCAGAGGTACACCGTCGGCTAGCAGAGCCAACAGCTTTATTGGCACCGGGCGTTTGGCGGCCAAGTAA
- a CDS encoding uncharacterized protein (Putative zn(2)Cys(6) fungal-type DNA-binding domain, transcription factor domain, fungi): MLSNMNMADSMEPPATTSPAPAAMAIKRIRQACTTCRQKKVKCSGDRPRCVNCRRAMQRCQYEPYSVASASLSRNSAAALLGLTNDPDLLQRISMIEDKLAQLDERNPTDPRNVVEDANMHWEDGPALPSNQSENLSAVLNLDNGDSPDSSEAWRSSTSQKNLINFNTIPPDPVTQSLVDTFFKCVHNQPYSYFHEESFRHKLAAGQLARCVVLAVLASSLRFSGHAYYQGATSEAIQAYAREAWLSVLNDHMAVEDTPGLEVAQATNILAIIDFTYGRTSSAWLKIGLAVRVAQDLQLMKEPSESLPPVEQEERRRCFWSVYLLDKLVSLGRDRNLAILDESCHVQLPCDEPTFRSGCYGRSEPVTLHQLLDWKTDDSVVRDGFPLAMMAGAILGRCTRTLFQDLGAEATPLWDSRSEFASIVSLLLLFESRLQLDGHPIEQVVAANRVGTGAVDHQVVGHVVFARTVFHSCFCLLYHPFLLHKQLQKLDCRPPPSFLQLASRTSYEHARSLVSMLHDAEAAGCHLGASFFAYSACLAGSTLSLHMHAEERTGGERSAEMLGATQESITMLDKMGRFWDHASKMHHQLVSFNANAHLLTSLLEPPPQAASSIGPEWEAVLWAMVDYGAMCRESTLAIPGPTLPVTSEPPLFSAFNQDTDGALEASPGANRMPDIDEALMNFDTPSITYLLELASGGG; encoded by the exons ATGCTCTCAAACATGAATATGGCGGACTCCATGGAACCACCGGCAacgacgagcccggcgccggccgccatggccatcaaGCGCATCCGTCAGGCTTGCACGACCTGCCG CCAGAAGAAGGTCAAATGCTCCGGCGATCGGCCGCGATGCGTCAACTGCCGACGGGCCATGCAGCGGTGTCAGTACGAGCCCTACTCGGTAGCCTCTGCCTCCCTCTCACGGAActctgcggcggcgctccTGGGCCTTACCAACGAT CCCGACCTCTTACAGAGAATATCCATGATTGAAGACAAGCTAGCGCAGCTCGACGAACGCAACCCGACCGACCCCAG AAACGTGGTTGAGGACGCAAACATGCACTGGGAGGACGGACCGGCTCTTCCGTCGAACCAGAGCGAAAACCTGTCTGCCGTTCTGAATCTCGACAACGGAGACTCTCCCGACTCATCTGAAGCCTGGCGCTCTTCAACCTCTCAGAAGAATCT CATAAACTTCAACACCATCCCCCCAGATCCAGTGACGCAATCGCTCGTCGACACCTTCTTCAAGTGCGTCCACAACCAACCGTACTCGTACTTCCACGAGGAGAGCTTCCGCCAcaagctggccgccggccaaCTGGCGAGGtgcgtcgtcctcgccgtttTGGCTTCCTCCCTGCGCTTCTCCGGCCACGCCTACTACCAAGGCGCAACCAGCGAGGCAATCCAGGCTTACGCCCGGGAGGCCTGGCTGTCCGTCCTGAACGATCACATGGCCGTAGAAGATACGCCCGGTCTCGAGGTCGCGCAAGCCACGAACATCCTCGCAATCATCGACTTCACCT ACGGTCGAACCAGTTCCGCATGGCTGAAAATAggcctcgccgtccgggTAGCCCAAGACCTCCAACTCATGAAGGAGCCGAGCGAGTCGCTGCCCCCCGTGGAGcaggaggagaggaggcgATGTTTCTGGTCCGTCTACCTACTTGACAAGCTCGTGTCCCTCGGTCGGGACCGGAACCTCGCCATCCTAGACGAGAGCTGCCACGTACAGTTGCCATGTGACGAGCCAACGTTCCGCTCTGGCTGCTACGGCCGCAGCGAGCCCGTAacgctgcaccagctgctcgaCTGGAAGACGGATGACTCTGTCGTCCGGGACGGCTTCCCGCTGGCAATGATGGCCGGTGCCATCCTGGGCCGGTGCACCCGGACCCTCTTCCAGGACCTCGGAGCCGAGGCGACGCCGCTGTGGGACTCGCGATCCGAGTTCGCATCTATAGTCTctctgctcctcctcttcgagTCCCGTCTCCAGCTGGACGGTCACCCCATCGAACAAGTAGTAGCCGCGAACCGGGTCGGCACAGGAGCCGTGGACCACCAGGTCGTTGGCCATGTCGTTTTCGCACGCACAGTCTTCCACTCTTGCTTCTGTCTGTTGTACCATCCCTTCCTTCTGCATAAACAGTTGCAGAAACTCGACTGCCGGCCGCCCCCGAGCTTCCTTCAACTCGCCTCCCGGACAAGCTACGAGCACGCTCGGAGCCTCGTCAGCATGTTGCATGACGCCGAGGCTGCGGGTTGTCACCTCGGCGCCTCTTTCTTCGCGTACTCGGCATGCCTGGCCGGAAGCACTCTCTCGCTCCACATGCACGCCGAGGAGCGCACCGGTGGCGAGCGTTCCGCCGAGATGTTGGGCGCCACTCAGGAGAGCATCACGATGCTTGACAAGATGGGTCGGTTCTGGGACCACGCGTCCAAGATG CACCATCAGCTGGTGTCCTTCAATGCCAACGCCCACCTTCTCACCTCCCTGCTCGAGCCACCACCGCAAGCAGCGTCGAGTATTGGCCCTGAGTGGGAGGCGGTGCTGTGGGCCATGGTCGATTACGGCGCAATGTGTCGCGAATCAACCTTGGCCATCCCCGGTCCGACGCTGCCCGTAACGTCGGAACCACCGCTGTTCTCGGCCTTTAATCAAGACACGGACGGAGCGCTTGAAGCGAGTCCCGGTGCGAATCGAATGCCAGATATTGACGAAGCCCTGATGAACTTTGACACTCCGAGCATTACGTATCTGCTTGAACTGGCGTCTGGAGGGGGCTGA
- a CDS encoding Putative pyruvate carboxyltransferase, enoyl-CoA hydratase/isomerase, aldolase-type TIM barrel: MAVRIVEVGPRDGLQNIKTAIDASTKLELIQRLQKAGLNRIELTSVVSPKAVPQLADCREILSASVIADWLRSRPSLHLPVLVPNIKGLRVALEHGVKEVSVFVSASEGFSRANLNCSVEEGVQRAREVAREAIASGVAVRGYVSCIFADPFDGPTPSSAVYRAVRDLINMGCYEVSLGDTVGVGTAPDVRRLVDYLKSHGIDPETLAGHFHDTYGQALANVWTAYECGLRTFDSSVGGLGGCPFAPGAKGNVATEDILYLFRQAGIDTGVDLEQVADIGVWISRVLSKPNDSRAGAALASKAAVSSRTMTDRTTASAVKVATEPETTLEWKTLRDTDNIRVCRAGTNGNIVLNSARNGNILTFPMISDITSAFQSFKDDPSISRIVLSANGKFFCTGMDLSQAARAFGRGDDASTKLYQALTGLFELVDSSPKVTIACLNGPAFGGGIGLAFACDIRISISSATFTLSEVKLGLCPAVISRYVVREWGFGLSREAMLTARPVSARELKAMGAISLVAETSRELESTLRDLLLSLRHSSPRGSSMSKELVKLGWGHGGTSAQQEGISTLFESMMEAGSDAAYGIGEFQQRHRVDWDSVNKVPQAKL, translated from the exons ATGGCCGTCCGAATTGTCGAGGTCGGTCCCCGCGATGGCCTCCAAAACATCAAAACAGCAATCGACGCTTCGACAAAGCTAGAGTTGATCCAAAGACTGCAGAAGGCCGGCCTCAACCGGATCGAGCTCACATCCGTGGTGTCCCCGAAAGCCGTCCCCCAGCTCGCAGACTGCCGCGAGATCCTCTCAGCGTCCGTAATTGCCGACTGGCTGCGGTCGAGGCCTAGTCTGCATCTTCCCGTACTCGTTCCGAATATCAAGGGACTCCGTGTCGCTCTCGAGCACGGTGTCAAGGAGGTTTCCGTGTTTGTCAGTGCCTCGGAAGGGTTCAGCCGGGCCAACTTGAATTGCAGCGTCGAAGAGGGTGTACAACGTGCCCGGGAGGTGGCGCGCGAGGCTATTGCAAGCGGTGTCGCCGTCAGAGG ATATGTCTCATGCATCTTCGCCGATCCGTTCGATGGCCCGACCCCTTCATCTGCGGTTTACCGCGCCGTACGCGATTTAATAAATATGGGATGCTATGAAGTCAGTCTCGGGGACACGGTGGGTGTAGGAACTGCGCCGGACGTACGGAGGCTGGTTGATTACTTGAAGAGCCACGGCATCGATCCCGAAACTCTTGCTGGCCACTTCCACGACACATATGGCCAAGCTCTGGCCAACGTCTGGACGGCGTACGAGTGCGGTTTGCGGACCTTTGacagcagcgtcggcggcttGGGGGGGTGTCCCTTCGCCCCGGGAGCGAAGGGCAACGTAGCCACAGAGGACATCCTTTACTTGTTCCGACAAGCCGGGATCGACACCGGCGTAGACCTTGAGCAGGTGGCCGACATCGGTGTGTGGATCTCCCGAGTTCTGTCGAAACCAAACGACAGCCGAGCAGGAGCGGCTCTTGCCTCCAAAGCGGCTGTTTCATCGAGGACAATGACGGATAGAACAACAGCATCGGCCGTGAAAGTCGCCACCGAGCCGGAGACCACACTCGAATGGAAAACGTTGAGAGACACGGATAACATCCGTGTCTGCCGGGCTGGCACGAATGGCAACATTGTGCTCAACTCGGCACGAAATGGTAATATCCTCACGTTCCCAATGATATCGGACATCACCTCAGCGTTTCAGTCGTTCAAAGACGATCCGTCGATATCCCGGATCGTCCTCAGCGCAAACGGGAAGTTCTTTTGCACAGGCATGGATCTAAGTCAGGCGGCGCGGGCATTCGGCCGAGGTGACGACGCGAGCACGAAACTCTACCAGGCGCTGACCGGGCTATTCGAACTCGTAGACAGCTCCCCAAAGGTCACGATTGCCTGCCTCAACGGGCCGGCCTTTGGAGGCGGCATCGGGCTGGCTTTTGCATGCGACATCCGAATCTCAATCAGCTCGGCGACGTTCACACTGTCTGAGGTCAAGCTGGGGCTCTGCCCTGCCGTGATTTCCAGGTACGTGGTTCGGGAATGGGGGTTCGGGCTCTCGAGGGAGGCGATGCTCACGGCGCGCCCCGTCTCGGCCCGGGAGCTGAAGGCTATGGGTGCGATTTCGCTGGTTGCCGAGACGTCCCGGGAGCTGGAGAGCACACTGAGAGACCTTCTCCTGAGTCTTAGGCACTCGTCGCCGAGAGGTTCCAGCATGTCGAAAGAATTGGTCAAGCTGGGCTGGGGCCACGGCGGGACGTCGGCGCAGCAGGAAGGTATCTCGACGCTTTTCGAGTCGATGATGGAAGCGGGGTCGGACGCCGCGTACGGGATTGGGGAGTTCCAACAGCGGCATAGAGTAGATTGGGATTCTGTGAATAAGGTTCCACAGGCAAAGCTCTAG
- a CDS encoding Putative AMP-dependent synthetase/ligase domain, AMP-binding, AMP-binding enzyme domain, ANL: MAFDKASFADSQSRQLSIVHGPTSPPLFLKPLGSLIEDQAKKYANRPALVVPWQSTRLTYRELADRSKVTAKAMLEVGLHHGDCVGIIAGNCYQYIEIFLGASRIGCPFVVLNNAYSPEELKNAVASSDCRLLFIASQIGPKVLSPHLQAVLDVPPQNSRLKQIVCLQKFDNPSQGVICESYNAFFNRGQSIFMNDSVLKRAARKVRASDVLNLQFTSGTTGFPKASALTHINLINDAMFVGDAMRLTEVDIVCSPPPLFHCFGLVLGFLSSFCHGSSIVLPSDNFDARKALLAVVQERATALLGVPTMFLSELEELDRLTLTITTLRTGIISGSSVPSTLMQTLRERMKIEDLLIAYGMTETSPVTFITAVEDSHRKRVTSIGRVLPHSAAKIVDSSGNILPRGSRGELCTSGFALQKGYWKDTEKTKEAMRQDENGVTWMHTGDEGFIDEEGYGNITGRIKDLIIRGNHPAIVECCVVGLEHKKYGEVVASFLRAAENTAPLSDVEVRSWVTDKLGRIKAPSHVFWIGNADVGSALPKTASGKYQKHLVRTKGNALLKRSGIQAKL; encoded by the exons ATGGCTTTCGACAAGGCGTCTTTTGCAGACTCGCAGTCTCGACAGCTCTCCATTGTCCATGGACCAACCTCTCCACCTCTCTTCTTGAAGCCACTTGGATCTCTTATCGAGGATCAGGCGAAAAAATATGCGAACCGCCCCGCGCTCGTGGTTCCGTGGCAATCCACCCGGTTGACCTATCGTGAGCTCGCGGATCGGAGCAAAGTTACGGCTAAAGCGATGCTTGAAGTCGGCCTGCATCATGGAGACTGTGTTGGCATCATCGCAGGGAACTGCTATCAGTACATTGAGATTTTCCTGGGGGCCTCTCGCATCGGTTGCCCCTTTGTCGTTTTGAACAACGCGTACTCCCCCGAGGAACTGAAAAATGCCGTGGCTTCCAGCG ATTGCAGGCTTCTTTTCATTGCTTCTCAAATTGGACCAAAGGTGTTGTCGCCGCATTTGCAAGCAGTACTTGACGTCCCGCCGCAAAACTCCCGGCTCAAGCAGATTGTCTGTCTACAAAAGTTCGACAACCCTAGCCAAGGGGTCATATGCGAGTCTTACAATGCTTTTTTCAACCGGGGCCAGTCGATCTTCATGAACGATTCAGTCTTGAAGAGAGCCGCACGAAAAGTTCGTGCATCGGATGTGCTCAATCTGCAGTTTACATCTG GCACCACTGGATTTCCCAAGGCCTCAGCACTCACACACAT AAACCTGATAAACGATGCCATGTTTGTAGGGGACGCAATGCGTTTGACGGAAGTGGACATCGTCTGCTCACCCCCGCCGTTGTTCCACTGCTTCGGGCTCGTTTTGGGATTCCTCTCGTCTTTCTGCCACGGCAGCTCCATCGTGCTCCCCTCGGACAATTTTGACGCTCGGAAAGCACTGCTTGCGGTAGTGCAGGAGAGAGCGACCGCCCTATTGGGGGTCCCGACAATGTTTCTTTCCGAGTTGGAGGAGCTCGATAGGTTGACACTCACCATAACCACGCTTCGAACCGGTATTATCTCGGGCTCTTCCGTGCCATCGACCTTGATGCAGACTCTGCGTGAGAGAATGAAGATTGAAGATCTGCTGATTGCCTATGGAATGACGGAAACCAGTCCGGTGACGTTCATTACCGCTGTCGAAGACTCCCATAGGAAGAGGGTCACTTCCATAGGCAGGGTACTTCCTCATTCGGCGGCAAAAATTGTAGATTCTTCGGGCAACATTTTGCCACGGGGTTCTCGCGGCGAGCTGTGCACTAGCGGCTTTGCGCTTCAAAAGGGCTACTGGAAAGACACGGAGAAGACAAAGGAAGCAATGCGGCAGGACGAAAACGGAGTGACCTGGATGCACACGGGCGACGAAGGGTTCATCGACGAAGAAGGCTACGGGAACATCACCGGACGCATCAAAGACCTGATCATTCGAGGCAA CCACCCGGCCATCGTCGAGTGctgcgtcgtcggcctcgagcacAAGAAGTATGGCGAAGTGGTCGCGAGCTTCCTACGGGCAGCGGAGAATACAGCGCCGCTCagcgacgtcgaggtgcgGTCGTGGGTGACAGACAAGCTGGGGAGGATCAAGGCACCAAGCCACGTTTTCTGGATCGGGAATGCTGACGTGGGAAGCGCCTTGCCGAAGACCGCCAGCGGGAAATACCAGAAGCATCTTGTACGGACCAAAGGGAACGCGTTGCTGAAGCGGTCCGGAATCCAAGCGAAGTTGTAA
- a CDS encoding Putative acetyl-coenzyme A carboxyltransferase, ClpP/crotonase-like domain superfamily → MEIGFENDLPLISLVQSAGVFLPQQFRVFHKGGQLFRDLAVRSQHGKPSCAIVFGPSTAGGAYHPALSDYTIFVENQAQVFLGGPPLVKMATSETVSAEELGGAKVHATVTGLADQIALDEFDAIQKAREWVVTLRNPDPSGPLTGGSAPAPPLYPIDDILSLVNTDIRKPFNMREVLLRLVDDSRISIFKPGYGSSMLTAWADILGFRTGIVANQTPVINPQEALKAAHFIRLCNQEDVPIVFLHNVTGFMVGKKAEHAGIIKAGAQLVSAVSCSSVPHISIILGASYGAGNYAMCGRSYRPRFLFTWPTGRCSVMGPDQLAGVVETIKSKSNGGSKVSPDEIKSQAQKLRDDAYRDSTCYSTSSMLIDDGIIDPRDTRDVLGMCLEIVQSSGKKSPETHRFLARI, encoded by the exons ATGGAGATTGGGTTCGAAAACGATCTCCCACTCATTTCACTGGTGCAGTCG GCCGGTGTCTTCTTGCCCCAGCAGTTCCGAGTGTTCCACAAAGGCGGCCAGCTGTTCCGGGACCTGGCGGTGCGATCCCAGCACGGCAAGCCTTCATGCGCCATTGTTTTCGGTCCTTCGACAGCCGGAGGGGCGTACCATCCCGCGCTATCTGATTACACCATTTTCGTGGAAAATCAAGCCCAGGTATTTCTCGGAGGGCCTCCGCTCGTCAAGATGGCAACTTCAGAGACTGTCAGCGCCGAAGAACTGGGCGGAGCGAAAGTTCACGCGACGGTAACTGGCTTGGCAGACCAGATCGCGCTCGATGA ATTCGATGCGATTCAGAAAGCCCGCGAATGGGTAGTGACTCTTCGAAACCCTGATCCCAGCGGTCCTCTCACCGGTGGATCAGCTCCGGCACCCCCTCTCTATCCTATCGATGACATTTTGTCTCTGGTGAACACAGACATCCGAAAACCGTTCAATATGCGCGAGGTTCTGTTGCGACTCGTTGACGACTCCAGAATCTCCATCTTCAAACCAGGATACGGGTCTAGCATGCTGACTGCTTGGGCGGACATACTTG GATTTCGCACCGGTATTGTGGCGAACCAGACACCCGTTATAAATCCACAAGAGGCGCTGAAAGCGGCCCATTTCATTCGGCTATGTAACCAAGA GGATGTCCCGATAGTTTTTCTCCATAATGTTACAGGTTTCATGGTCGGGAAGAAAGCGGAGCACGCCGGGATCATCAAAGCAGGCGCCCagctcgtctcggccgtgaGTTGCTCGTCAGTCCCGCACATTAGCATCATACTGGGTGCATCTTATGGTGCCGGAAACTACGCTATGTGCGGCCGTTCCTACCGACCTCGCTTCCTGTTCACCTGGCCCACGGGCCGCTGCAGCGTCATGGGCCCGGACCAGCTTGCAGGCGTGGTGGAGACTATCAAGTCCAAGTCGAACGGCGGGAGCAAGGTGTCGCCGGACGAGATCAAGTCCCAGGCTCAGAAACTTCGGGATGATGCTTATAGGGACTCCACTTGCTATTCGACGAGCTCGATGCTTATTGACGATGGTATCATCGACCCGAGAGATACTCGGGACGTTTTAGGGATGTGTCTGGAGATTGTGCAGTCATCTGGGAAGAAGAGCCCTGAAACTCATCGGTTTCTCGCAAGAATCTGA